From Bacteroidota bacterium, one genomic window encodes:
- a CDS encoding T9SS type A sorting domain-containing protein yields MIFGQLYGQEFSVENPKSDFLFDIEEWRYDNLSDIEAKFNLARDHEHIETNIDLPTFKFPGDWEKYSVVKKVKWLADKERKDRNQKGLEEINKNLSKIAEQASKDQIKNYHQISGSGKGVSVILKNDSFIDKDAEYTELLRNNEELVNNQIFTFINDVKDIPVLEMIFFNWIYADSDNEWKYRNFILNTKFKENGGDSYSEGFIGASLLDIPVIGEKDTHYILAVQFYDPGNNWNYGVKSPINESLEFSVYTTEGILNLTINEASDSLKVEVYNLLGQQVIDKKVDRGVNNAFTIDGPKGYYLVKVSANRKSKTVKVLIP; encoded by the coding sequence ATGATTTTTGGCCAATTATATGGTCAGGAGTTTTCTGTGGAAAACCCTAAATCAGATTTTTTATTTGATATAGAGGAGTGGCGTTATGATAACTTGTCGGACATTGAGGCGAAATTTAACCTTGCCAGAGATCACGAACATATTGAAACTAATATAGATTTGCCAACATTTAAATTTCCTGGTGATTGGGAAAAGTACTCTGTTGTAAAAAAAGTTAAGTGGCTGGCAGATAAAGAAAGAAAAGACAGAAATCAGAAAGGTCTGGAAGAAATTAACAAAAACCTTAGTAAGATAGCTGAGCAGGCTTCAAAAGATCAGATAAAGAACTACCATCAAATATCCGGTTCGGGCAAAGGAGTAAGTGTTATTTTGAAAAATGATAGTTTTATTGATAAGGATGCGGAGTACACTGAATTATTGCGCAATAATGAAGAATTAGTGAATAATCAAATTTTTACATTTATTAATGATGTTAAGGATATTCCGGTTTTGGAAATGATATTTTTTAATTGGATTTATGCCGATTCTGATAATGAATGGAAATACAGGAATTTTATTCTCAATACTAAATTCAAAGAAAATGGAGGAGATTCTTATTCGGAAGGTTTTATAGGAGCATCTTTATTAGATATTCCTGTTATTGGAGAAAAGGATACTCATTACATTTTAGCAGTACAATTTTATGATCCCGGTAATAACTGGAATTATGGAGTGAAATCTCCCATAAATGAAAGTTTGGAATTTAGTGTTTATACTACTGAAGGTATATTGAATTTAACGATAAATGAGGCTTCTGACTCCTTAAAAGTTGAAGTGTATAATTTATTGGGACAGCAGGTAATAGATAAAAAAGTTGATCGTGGAGTAAATAATGCCTTCACAATCGATGGTCCTAAGGGCTATTATTTGGTAAAGGTTAGTGCCAATAGAAAATCAAAAACTGTTAAGGTGTTAATACCATAG